One window of the Candidatus Kinetoplastibacterium desouzaii TCC079E genome contains the following:
- the atpB gene encoding F0F1 ATP synthase subunit A: MLSAGDISPQSSYIQHHLVHMNNIGEPQGSIAQFNVVNFDSLFWSIFMGFIAIFFLWLAARKATSGVPGRFQTFVEMVLDIVDQQARSILVDPKSREFVSPLALTIFVWVIFMNSLDFLPVDMMSKIFSLLGLGTHEGDWFYYHRVLPTADLNIPLGMSLGVLILTIYYSIKVKKFSGFLKDILMAPFHAHGVWVILLAPANFALNIVEYAAKTISLGMRLFGNMFAGELIFMLIALLGGSWTGFNAMSYSLGFAHVLAGSLWAIFHILIVVLQAFIFMMLTLVYIGQAHESH, translated from the coding sequence ATGTTATCTGCCGGTGATATATCTCCACAGTCTTCATATATACAACATCATTTAGTTCATATGAACAATATTGGAGAGCCACAAGGTTCTATAGCACAGTTTAATGTTGTAAATTTTGACTCATTATTTTGGTCCATTTTTATGGGATTTATAGCTATTTTTTTTCTTTGGTTAGCGGCAAGGAAAGCAACTTCTGGTGTTCCAGGTAGATTCCAGACTTTTGTAGAAATGGTTTTAGATATAGTTGATCAGCAAGCAAGATCTATATTAGTAGACCCTAAAAGTAGAGAGTTCGTATCTCCATTAGCCTTGACTATTTTTGTTTGGGTAATTTTTATGAATTCTTTAGATTTCTTGCCTGTTGATATGATGTCAAAAATTTTTAGTCTTTTGGGTTTAGGAACTCATGAAGGTGATTGGTTTTATTACCATAGAGTTCTTCCTACGGCAGATTTAAATATTCCTTTAGGAATGTCGTTGGGTGTTCTTATTCTAACTATTTATTATTCTATAAAAGTAAAGAAATTTAGCGGTTTCTTAAAAGATATTTTAATGGCGCCATTTCATGCTCATGGAGTATGGGTTATATTATTAGCGCCAGCAAATTTTGCATTAAATATAGTAGAATATGCAGCTAAAACAATTTCTCTTGGCATGAGATTGTTCGGTAATATGTTTGCTGGTGAGTTGATTTTTATGCTGATAGCTTTGTTAGGTGGTTCATGGACGGGATTTAATGCAATGAGTTATTCTCTTGGTTTTGCTCATGTGTTAGCTGGTTCTTTATGGGCTATTTTTCATATATTAATAGTAGTTTTGCAAGCTTTTATTTTTATGATGTTGACTCTTGTTTATATAGGTCAGGCTCATGAAAGTCACTAG
- the atpE gene encoding F0F1 ATP synthase subunit C codes for MTNAAFVAISCAFIIGLGAIGACLGIAIMGGKYLEASARQPELMNALQTKMFLLAGLIDAAFLIGVGIAMLFAFANPFV; via the coding sequence ATGACAAACGCAGCCTTCGTTGCTATTTCTTGTGCTTTTATTATTGGTTTGGGCGCTATTGGTGCTTGTCTTGGTATTGCTATAATGGGTGGTAAATATCTTGAGGCTTCTGCCAGGCAACCAGAATTAATGAATGCATTACAAACAAAAATGTTTTTACTAGCAGGGTTAATAGATGCTGCTTTTCTAATAGGTGTTGGAATTGCTATGTTATTTGCTTTTGCAAATCCTTTTGTTTAG
- a CDS encoding F0F1 ATP synthase subunit B gives MNLNATIFFQMIVFFVLGWVTMHFVWPNLISAIDERRQKIAEGLSAAEKSVSSLSETNEKVKHMLDEAKKESQVRIVTAEKQVTKLLEKARSDAELEKSRILLQAQCDVDAILRHAKDELRNEVSVLSIKGAEQILMREINMAEHREILDKLEAQL, from the coding sequence GTGAATTTAAATGCAACGATTTTTTTCCAAATGATTGTCTTTTTTGTTTTGGGATGGGTCACTATGCATTTTGTTTGGCCTAATTTGATTAGTGCTATTGATGAGCGCCGCCAAAAGATAGCAGAAGGATTATCAGCAGCAGAAAAGAGTGTATCGAGTCTTTCTGAAACTAATGAGAAAGTTAAACATATGCTTGATGAAGCTAAAAAAGAATCACAAGTTCGGATTGTAACTGCAGAAAAACAGGTAACTAAATTATTAGAAAAGGCTCGTAGTGATGCTGAGTTAGAAAAATCTAGGATATTATTACAAGCACAATGCGATGTGGACGCTATTTTACGTCATGCTAAAGATGAATTAAGAAATGAAGTTTCTGTTTTATCAATTAAAGGGGCAGAACAGATTCTTATGCGTGAAATTAACATGGCCGAGCATAGAGAAATATTGGATAAACTTGAGGCTCAGCTTTAA
- a CDS encoding F0F1 ATP synthase subunit delta, translated as MVDCSTVAKSYAEALFLVSKDDSSLDLNSWIDFLEEIVSLMSEDCFIQLMMNPGLEIVVKVNLLFEFLSLDINSKKYNFMLLLLEKNRFSLLPLILDSLKEIKNKKDGFSIAKVFTAFPIPDDLANRMLIIIENKFKLKLKMQILIDKSLIGGVVIIVGDKVLDMSMKNRLKKMQEALLTI; from the coding sequence ATGGTAGATTGTTCAACGGTAGCAAAGTCTTATGCTGAAGCATTGTTTTTGGTTTCTAAAGATGACTCTTCTTTAGATTTAAATAGTTGGATTGACTTTTTAGAAGAGATTGTGTCTTTGATGTCTGAAGATTGTTTTATTCAACTTATGATGAATCCTGGTTTAGAAATAGTTGTAAAAGTTAATCTGCTTTTTGAGTTTTTGTCTTTGGATATAAATAGCAAGAAATATAATTTCATGTTACTTCTTTTAGAAAAAAACAGATTCTCATTGCTTCCTCTTATATTAGATTCTTTAAAAGAAATTAAGAATAAGAAAGATGGATTTTCAATTGCTAAAGTTTTTACAGCTTTCCCAATTCCTGATGACTTAGCTAATAGAATGCTTATAATTATTGAAAATAAATTTAAGTTGAAATTAAAGATGCAAATTCTAATAGATAAGTCTCTAATTGGAGGGGTTGTGATAATTGTTGGAGATAAAGTGCTTGATATGTCTATGAAGAACAGATTAAAGAAAATGCAAGAAGCGCTTTTAACCATATAA
- the atpA gene encoding F0F1 ATP synthase subunit alpha: MQLNLSEISEFLKSRIEGMDTSHSVRTFGTVVSVTDGIARIYGLSDVMQGEMLEFPNNIVGLALNLERDSVGAVILGDYTSISEGDQVKTTGRILEVPVGPSLKGRVVNALGYPIDGNGPINNEETDVIEKVAPGVIDRYTVSQPMQTGIKSIDSMVPVGRGQRELIIGDRQTGKTSVAIDAIINQKGKNVTCIYVAIGQKASSVNNAVRKLQEHGALDYTIVVVATASDSAAMQYIAPYSGCTMGEYFRDRGEDALIVYDDLTKQAWAYRQISLLLKRPPGREAYPGDVFYLHSRLLERAARVSEDYVNKFTNGAIKGRTGSLTALPIIETQAGDVSAFVPTNVISITDGQIFLETDLFNAGVRPAINAGISVSRVGGAAQTKIIKKLSGGIRTDLAQYRELAAFSQFSSDLDETTRRQLERGKRVVELLKQPQYQPLSVCEQAISLFCVNKGFLDDVDVSRIMSFENTFREFLKNNFSSLIVNIENTQDLSKEDEDALVLAIDEFKKNVIF, from the coding sequence ATGCAGCTTAATCTCTCAGAAATTAGTGAGTTTCTTAAGAGTCGCATAGAAGGTATGGACACTTCTCATAGTGTTCGCACGTTTGGTACAGTAGTTTCTGTTACAGATGGTATTGCTCGTATTTATGGTTTATCAGATGTAATGCAAGGTGAAATGTTAGAGTTTCCTAATAATATAGTTGGATTAGCTCTTAATCTTGAGCGTGATTCAGTGGGTGCTGTAATATTAGGAGATTATACTAGTATTTCTGAAGGAGATCAGGTTAAAACTACAGGCCGTATTTTAGAAGTTCCAGTTGGTCCTAGTTTAAAGGGAAGGGTAGTTAATGCTTTGGGATACCCTATAGATGGTAATGGCCCTATAAACAATGAAGAAACTGATGTAATAGAGAAGGTTGCTCCAGGAGTTATAGATAGATATACAGTTTCTCAACCTATGCAAACAGGTATTAAATCTATAGATTCTATGGTTCCAGTTGGAAGGGGTCAAAGGGAATTAATTATTGGAGATCGGCAAACTGGTAAAACAAGTGTTGCAATTGATGCCATAATTAATCAGAAGGGTAAGAATGTTACTTGTATTTATGTTGCTATAGGTCAAAAGGCTTCTTCAGTTAACAATGCAGTTCGTAAACTTCAAGAGCATGGTGCTTTGGATTATACAATAGTGGTTGTTGCAACAGCTTCTGATTCAGCTGCTATGCAGTATATAGCGCCTTATTCTGGTTGTACTATGGGAGAGTATTTCCGTGATAGAGGAGAAGATGCTCTTATAGTTTATGATGACCTAACTAAACAAGCATGGGCATATAGGCAAATTTCTTTGCTTTTGAAGCGTCCTCCTGGTAGAGAGGCCTATCCTGGTGATGTGTTTTATTTACATTCCCGTTTACTTGAGAGAGCAGCTAGAGTCAGTGAAGATTATGTAAATAAATTTACTAATGGAGCAATCAAGGGAAGAACTGGATCTTTGACAGCTTTACCTATTATTGAAACTCAAGCTGGAGATGTGTCTGCTTTTGTACCTACAAATGTTATTTCTATAACAGATGGCCAAATATTCTTAGAGACTGATTTATTTAATGCTGGTGTAAGACCTGCAATTAATGCTGGTATTTCTGTTTCTAGGGTTGGTGGGGCAGCTCAGACAAAAATTATAAAAAAGCTATCTGGTGGAATTAGAACTGATTTAGCACAATATCGTGAACTTGCGGCTTTCTCACAGTTTTCATCGGATCTGGATGAAACTACTAGGCGTCAATTAGAAAGAGGTAAGAGGGTTGTTGAATTATTAAAACAACCACAATATCAACCTTTATCTGTTTGTGAACAAGCAATTTCTCTTTTTTGTGTTAACAAGGGTTTTCTAGATGATGTTGATGTTAGTAGGATTATGTCTTTTGAGAATACATTTAGAGAGTTCTTAAAAAATAATTTTTCTTCTTTGATTGTTAATATTGAGAACACTCAAGATTTATCTAAAGAAGATGAAGATGCCTTGGTTTTAGCTATTGATGAATTTAAAAAGAATGTTATTTTTTAG
- the atpG gene encoding F0F1 ATP synthase subunit gamma: MPGIKEIRTKIKSVQNTRKITKAMEMVAASKMRKAQERMLIFRPYASKLCIIAGHLMQANPDYSHPFLLERKVKSVGLILVSTDKGLCGGLNTNLGRLVLSNIKNFNQQNIKIYSTAFGQKGLNLLNRIGVELLSEEVQLGDKPDLNRLLGSIAVQINAYIEGKIDALYIATTKFVNTMKQVPVFLKLLPLPTNLKDPYELESDLSSEKLFDNSNLYNWDYIYEPDPKTVIDELLNRYVEGLVYQAVVENMASEQSARMVAMKAASDNAKRVIDDLQTIYNKTRQAAITKEISEIVGGAAAV, translated from the coding sequence ATGCCTGGAATTAAGGAAATTCGCACTAAAATTAAAAGTGTACAAAATACTCGTAAGATTACTAAGGCCATGGAGATGGTGGCAGCCTCTAAAATGAGAAAAGCCCAAGAGAGAATGCTCATTTTTAGGCCTTATGCTAGTAAATTGTGTATAATTGCTGGTCATTTGATGCAGGCTAACCCTGATTACTCTCATCCATTCTTGCTAGAAAGAAAAGTTAAATCTGTAGGTTTAATTCTAGTTTCTACTGATAAAGGTTTATGTGGTGGTTTAAATACCAATCTGGGTCGTTTGGTTTTATCAAATATTAAGAATTTTAATCAGCAAAATATTAAAATTTATAGTACAGCTTTTGGCCAGAAGGGATTGAATTTGTTAAATCGTATTGGAGTTGAACTTTTATCAGAAGAGGTTCAACTTGGCGATAAACCTGATTTAAACAGATTATTAGGTTCTATTGCTGTACAGATCAATGCTTATATTGAAGGTAAAATTGATGCTTTATATATAGCAACAACTAAATTTGTAAATACAATGAAACAGGTTCCTGTTTTTTTAAAACTGTTACCTTTGCCTACAAATTTAAAGGATCCGTACGAATTAGAATCTGATTTATCATCTGAAAAGTTATTTGATAATAGTAATCTCTATAATTGGGATTATATATACGAACCAGATCCTAAAACTGTAATAGATGAACTTTTAAATCGTTATGTAGAAGGTTTGGTTTATCAAGCAGTTGTAGAGAATATGGCGTCTGAACAATCTGCTAGAATGGTAGCCATGAAGGCGGCTTCTGATAACGCCAAAAGAGTAATAGATGATTTGCAAACTATTTATAATAAAACTCGCCAGGCTGCTATTACTAAGGAGATTTCTGAGATTGTTGGAGGCGCTGCTGCTGTTTGA